TTACACTATCTAGTTACAATAGCTCACCATCTTATCAAATAGATAAGATAGAACTAAATAACGGAAATTTCATAACCAATACCCAGATCAATAAGATAATACAAGACATAAATGCCTTTGCTAAAGATAACGGCATATCAAGCATCAACCACGACACTATAAGAAACAATAACGATATGATGAATATAGTTATGAATGGATGGAATGGGTAGAAACTAGGCTTGATTTGCATTTAAATATCAATGGATACTATATGGTTTCCATTGATATTGCAAATTTGCATTTTTATAATAAATTACCGATATTCATTTATTTTGCTTATAATCCTAACTTTTCTATTCTATTCAAATCATTAATCTGATTACTACCAACCATTGCCTACTGCCAATTTAGAGACATTCACAATCATACTATCCACTGTTTCTAGTCCAATTCATACACCCATACTCCCAAATTTGTCATTTGAGTGCCTCTCTTTATCATAGTTTTCTCTTTCAAGCATTGTTATATCTCTTTGTTTTATCTCCATTGCATTAATTCTTGAGATAAGCTCTCTTGATCTTTTATAACAGCTTGCAACTGATTGCTCAAAGAAGTCAATAATTGCTCGAATTGCTCTTGAGAAGAATTTTGCATATCTATCTCTTTCTTTAAATTCTTTAATTCTTTTAGTAAGATCTTTTGATTCTCTAACAATAAGGATTGTGTCTTCTGTGAGCTCTCTAATTCTTTGAGTAGCTTGTTTAATAACTCCTTTCTCTCTTTCTCTTGCTTCTCTCTTGTCCCTAATTCTTTGAATAACTCTTGCTCTAGTAGTGTCATGATACATCCTTGTAGTAAAGATTTTGGTTTTATCGTTTATTGTTTGTTGCCACTTATATTTTGTTTTATATAAGTTTTCATATTTTGATTTGTTTGTTTGAGTTTTTTGTTCTGTGAATAAAGGCTGTAACTGCATATCGATAGAAAAATTATCACTACAAATAGTATCATTGATAATGTCTGATATGCTCGAGTTTCTTTTCGGCTCTCTTGAAGATTGCTCTTTAAGCCAGTTGTTTCTTTTTTGTATTTCATTGTTAAGTTTTGATTTGAGTCTGTTAAGCTCTTTATCTCTTTTTGATAGGCTTTGTTTAAATTTAACAATTCTGAATTTCTCAATTGCAACTTCATCTCCAAATAGAAGAGTTTCAAATTCGTCTATTATTGTTTGTTTTAAAGATAGATCGATATCTTTTTCTTCAAACGACAAACAGCCCATACAGAGTTTTTGTTTCTTGGTTATGTTTGAAACTATATTTTTTGTTATAGCCTCATCTCCTTTTAAAACTCTAGCCGTTTGATCTTTGACTCTATGATTTAAAAGATAGTTGATTCCCGATACGCTTCCTCCTTGTTTATTAGCAAAGAACTTAACTAACACTTCTTGTCCTTATCTAACAAACTATTTATAGAGCTATTAATCTTCATAATGTTTTTCAAGGCGATGGCGTCTATGCTTTTAGTTGTATTAGCATGCCTAGCTATCTGGTTAAGATTGGCCCCTATCCTTGAAATTTGAACTACTATGTCTTTATCGAATTTATGGATAGGGGATTTGGAGTGAAGGATAGTGCGTCTTGTAAACGCTGATTTGTTTAAACCGTACAAAGACGCTTTAGTTTCCAATGAATTCATTTCGTTATCGGTTAGTCTAATAGATATTCTTTTATCTTTATTGTCTTTTGGTTTCATTTATAGATCCTTGTTGATCAGTTTCATATTGTATTTCAAGCTTTGTGTCGTCTAGGTCTTTAAAAAATTTCGGATTCTCTTTATGTTGCATGGTCTGCGCATTATTACCTAGCAAAAATACATGACCTGATGCCTGCTGCATGCTACTACTTTCCGCATTATTCATGCCACTACTTTTAATATCATCTATATCACGCGTCAAATAACTATCGTTTAGATTTATCTTAATAGGGTTTGAATTTCGGCTTAGCGTATCGGTATTACTTTTTATATCGCTCTTATCTTCTTGAGGCTGATTCGTGTTCTTATTATGGTAGATGTTTTGCTGGTCGGGTATATGTTTAATGCCCTCACCATTAACGATAAATTCTTTTTCAGAAGTAATTTCTTTGTCGCCATTACACCCATCATCTTCATTTAATCTATCTTTTTTATTTTTTACACTTTTTATAGCTACGCTTGATATCTTAGTATTTTCCAAAAAGTCTCTTATATCGCTTTGTGTATAAAATATCGATGATCCCATCTTTCTAAAAGGAAGTAGTCCTTTATTTCTATACCTAGCCTGAATCCTACCGTTTATTCCCAATGTATCTTCTATATCTTTTGGAGTGTATAGAATTAAACCTGCTATCTCTATCATCTTTTATCCTTTATGGTATTAGCATTTATTGAAGCGATAGAATTTACTTCTAAACTATTTACAAGAGCTTCTATAGAATCTTTCTTGTAAAAAACTCTTCTGCCCAGTTTAATATACGGAAGTTTTATCCCATCTCCTTTTTTCATACGCCATTTTGCTTGAGTTTGAAGAGGAACACCAAAAGCGTTTAATAAGTCTTGTGGAGTAAGTAGATTTGTTTCTATATTCATAAATACAATTTCTCTCTTTCGTTTTTTTGATGAAATTGTATCATGAAAAAATATTTTATGCAAGTATTAACTTTGCTATTATATTATAAATTAGCTTATAAATAGCTTAAATAGTATAGTTTAAGAAAAATAAAAGACTTTAAAAATATCGCACTTGCAAATATATCATATAAATATAGTAAAAAATTGATAATTGCATCTATTTTTTAAATTTTTAGACCAAATTCTCTCAATTTTTCATGCCAAAATTCAAAAATTTCTCTTTTTCCGCTTTCGAATTTGGCTCTATGATAGCTCTCGTCACTCTTAATAGTCTTCCTAAATCTATGGTCTATGCAAAGTGACATTACCCCTTCACTAAATCCAAGTTTTTCAGTGTAGTTTAATTCGCTAATTATTGTTCTAAAGCTAGATCTAAAGCCGTGCATATCCATCTCACCATCATACCCAAGCCTTTTAAGACCCATTCTCATAGAGTTGTCGCTTATGGGCGCATTGTGTTTAGCTCCTCTAAATAGATAACCCTGTTTTATAGTATAGCTTGGAATTGTTTTTAAAAGTTCTATTGCCGTATCGGTTAAGGGAATAACAAATTCCTCTTTCATCTTCATGTCATCAGCTTTTATTATCCACTCTTTCTTATCCATATTAATATCTTCCCATCTAGCAAGTCTAGCGTTGCTAGGTCTAAGAGCGTAAAGCATAGTCCATTTCATACAGCTAAGCACATTTACATCTCCCCAGTACTCATTAATGCTAGATATTAGAGTTTTAAACTTATCTATATCGGTTATAGCCTTTCTTGGAATAGGAGCTACCTTTATGAAGTTCTTTTCAAAGTTTCTAGATAGTATTCTAGTAGGGTTGTTTTCAATATGGCCGTTAATTACTGCAAAGTCAAATACCTGATTTAGTCTATTTAGTAGTTTTTTAACTGTATCACTCTTTGGATTGCCTATTGTTTGAAGACTCTTTAAGGCATTTAAAAATATGGGAGTAGCTACTCTTGAACTATTCATCTCCTCTATACTAACATTCTTGATAAGATCAAGTAGATTATATTCAAATCTTGATAGCTCTGAGGGGAGCGATTTAAATGTTTGAGTTTTTAAAGCGTCTTCTTTATATAAACTCCAAAGCTCGGAGAAGTTATTAATCTTATTAGGCTTTAGTGTATTATGCTCACTAAGCTCTTTAAGATAAGGTAGTGAATCTTTAATGGCTTCTGCTATACCGTAAACCTTTTCTTGCCAATCTCCTATAGTCTTTGTAGTGTGGTTACCCTTTTGATCCATGTAGCGAAGTTTAAAGATTTTACCGCCCGTAGAATAGTGATACAGCTTTAAGCCTTTTTGACCTTTTATGCTATAAGTAGCCTTACCACTACTAGGAGCGATTAACGCTTTTATCTCTTTTTCGGTTCCTAAAGTAGCCATTTTTGTCCTTTTTTCTGTATCACTAGTGATACATTTTTTAAGTGATACAGATAGTGATACATAATCGATAGGAAAATTATAGCATGTTTTAGGATTTTTTAAGGTCCAATAGAAAGTATATGATATCAAAATAGCGTATTTTAGGGATTAAAAAGAAAGATTTAGAAAAGATTGGAATTGAAATATTTAAATAGTGGCAGACAGGATGGGATTCGAACCCACGAAGGCTATTAACCTTACACGCGTTCCAGGCGTGCTCCTTCAACCACTCGGACACCTGTCTATTTTAAAGAGTGATTTTAGCAGAAAATTTATAAATTTAGAATTTATAAGAAAAATAATTTTATCTATATATAAGCAATCGTGTAATATAATTCGCAATTCTTCTATATGTGTCAAGGTAGCTCAGCTGGTTAGAGCGCTGGTCTCATAAGCCGGAGGTCGAGAGTTCAAGTCTCTCTCTTGACACCAGAGCAAATCCCCCAAATATATGGGATTGTAAGCTAACTCTAGCTTATAGTGCTACTACTTAAATTCAACTTATTTACTAACAAATACACAAAGTGATACACACTTTAAGGGTATTTTATTGTGAAATTAATATTTAGTAAGCATGGTATTTACAAGATAAGATTTAGAATAAATCCTAAACTGCAAAGCTACTTCAATAAAAAAGAAATAAATAAATCTTTAGGGCGATATAAAGCCGAAGCTAAATTAAAAGCACTTATAATATTTGCCAAATACAAACAAATATTAAAGGCTAGTAGCATGTTAGAAAAACACCACATACAAGAATTAGTTAGTAAGTTTATCACAGAAACACTAGAGCAGGACTTAATAGACAGAGCTAAGACAGGTCAAGGCATAGTATTTACACCAGCTTATAAAGATGAGCTTTATGAGAACACCCCAGCCCTTGCCAGTGCTTCTATGGCAAACTTTTTTATAAGTGAGTATACAGAAGCTTTAAGCAATGCTGACTATAGCCTAGTTAAAAGCTGTGCAGACGAACTATTAGAGCAAAACAGCATAGCTATAGATAAGGCATCAGACGGCTATAAATTACTTAGTTATTATCTAATGCACGCTTGGATATTAATATTAGAGGAAGTAGCCCAAAGAGGCAGAGGAAACATACCAGAGCAACCAGCCACTATTATTAATAAGTTATTCAATAGTGTTAGCTTAAGCTCTCATACACTAGAACCTAAGAAGCCTATAGTAACAAATAAAGAAGCCCTAGAGGCATACCTAGCACACTATAAACGCATTAGAACTAATGACAGAACCTCAGCAGGGCAAATAAGGGACGTAACTAACTTTTTAACTGATGTCTTAATGGAGGTTTTAGACACTAGTAGAGATATAGCAGACACAACCCTAGAGGATGTCTTAGACATTGCAGACATACTAAAAGCACTCCCTAAACGTAACATACAAAAGTATAGAG
This Campylobacter sp. RM16192 DNA region includes the following protein-coding sequences:
- a CDS encoding plasmid mobilization protein gives rise to the protein MKPKDNKDKRISIRLTDNEMNSLETKASLYGLNKSAFTRRTILHSKSPIHKFDKDIVVQISRIGANLNQIARHANTTKSIDAIALKNIMKINSSINSLLDKDKKC
- a CDS encoding helix-turn-helix domain-containing protein is translated as MIEIAGLILYTPKDIEDTLGINGRIQARYRNKGLLPFRKMGSSIFYTQSDIRDFLENTKISSVAIKSVKNKKDRLNEDDGCNGDKEITSEKEFIVNGEGIKHIPDQQNIYHNKNTNQPQEDKSDIKSNTDTLSRNSNPIKINLNDSYLTRDIDDIKSSGMNNAESSSMQQASGHVFLLGNNAQTMQHKENPKFFKDLDDTKLEIQYETDQQGSINETKRQ
- a CDS encoding tyrosine-type recombinase/integrase; translated protein: MATLGTEKEIKALIAPSSGKATYSIKGQKGLKLYHYSTGGKIFKLRYMDQKGNHTTKTIGDWQEKVYGIAEAIKDSLPYLKELSEHNTLKPNKINNFSELWSLYKEDALKTQTFKSLPSELSRFEYNLLDLIKNVSIEEMNSSRVATPIFLNALKSLQTIGNPKSDTVKKLLNRLNQVFDFAVINGHIENNPTRILSRNFEKNFIKVAPIPRKAITDIDKFKTLISSINEYWGDVNVLSCMKWTMLYALRPSNARLARWEDINMDKKEWIIKADDMKMKEEFVIPLTDTAIELLKTIPSYTIKQGYLFRGAKHNAPISDNSMRMGLKRLGYDGEMDMHGFRSSFRTIISELNYTEKLGFSEGVMSLCIDHRFRKTIKSDESYHRAKFESGKREIFEFWHEKLREFGLKI
- a CDS encoding tyrosine-type recombinase/integrase, with product MKLIFSKHGIYKIRFRINPKLQSYFNKKEINKSLGRYKAEAKLKALIIFAKYKQILKASSMLEKHHIQELVSKFITETLEQDLIDRAKTGQGIVFTPAYKDELYENTPALASASMANFFISEYTEALSNADYSLVKSCADELLEQNSIAIDKASDGYKLLSYYLMHAWILILEEVAQRGRGNIPEQPATIINKLFNSVSLSSHTLEPKKPIVTNKEALEAYLAHYKRIRTNDRTSAGQIRDVTNFLTDVLMEVLDTSRDIADTTLEDVLDIADILKALPKRNIQKYRDMPISQILESEIPEADTISLSTVAKQVKWIKSFYTYCNSKGWISGAIAQQVSITSNTNALDERLPLDLDEVLKLIDLLADNKPIQNLVKILYTSGMRLSEVYKCEIKEIDGIRVYDLTARDIKLKTKSSHRVIPVHGCVDTDLIKELSYSQQASKIINKLIREHISDDSRKVLYSLRHSFATILKYKGIQQEVIAELMGHTHGGMTFGRYAGRYPVATLKEAIDTIEFP